In the Leptospira sp. WS4.C2 genome, one interval contains:
- a CDS encoding penicillin-binding protein activator LpoB: MRILSLLLFLSYFFVSCSTVSYQKTDNAKATKQWGVVEVKETVRNMSHSLSKYYKTGLKTGYFEWKSLQNSTSEHIDTKLITNEILNQLTKDKVPFVDTSIREEATTEMAFGKTGMVSADSRLAVGKFKSPSHKIKGEINEVVNYEAGSRIQYITVTLFLVSLETNQIVWSEQTNFLKTSRVEGYGL; encoded by the coding sequence ATGCGCATTTTATCCCTTCTTCTCTTCCTCTCATATTTCTTTGTTAGCTGTTCAACCGTTTCCTATCAAAAAACAGACAATGCCAAGGCCACCAAACAGTGGGGGGTGGTAGAAGTAAAAGAGACGGTTCGGAACATGAGCCATTCTTTATCAAAATATTATAAAACTGGTTTGAAGACAGGGTATTTTGAATGGAAGTCTCTTCAGAATTCTACTTCCGAACATATTGATACCAAACTCATCACCAATGAAATTTTGAACCAACTCACAAAAGATAAGGTTCCTTTTGTGGATACATCCATCAGAGAAGAGGCGACCACGGAAATGGCCTTTGGAAAAACAGGGATGGTGTCAGCTGATTCACGTTTGGCGGTTGGGAAATTTAAGTCTCCTTCTCATAAAATTAAAGGTGAGATTAATGAAGTGGTGAATTATGAAGCTGGGTCACGCATCCAATACATCACTGTTACACTTTTTCTTGTGAGTTTGGAAACAAACCAAATTGTTTGGTCAGAACAAACGAACTTTCTGAAAACAAGCCGTGTGGAAGGTTACGGTCTTTGA
- a CDS encoding DNA polymerase domain-containing protein, which translates to METFQGYLFDIYHSEQKIYLWIKSDSGELRLFFDEFYPTIYVNAAPSILQKIVKRFYELDALAEIPTFTEKRLFYENKTISVLKLVISKPQLLPKITNKLFHLYGKYDIYHSDIEISTGYMVEKGIYPLAYIEVNYEITKNNLNRIRTIRSFTDIKEMDYKIPDLSKVSLYLEKSHRIPFVNNALIVKTNSDLYRIPTGDSSQLIHQLNTIFIKHDPDIVLTTYGDQVLFPNIFKASQESHIPTEFDRDKTSTIRRSIQTKGTSFNTYGTIVYRAPSYPLFGRWHIDSRNGFVYKEADLMGIIELSRISRLPIQKMARASTGKALTYIEVDVALRMNYLVPWQKSALEAPKTALDLLNADKGGLVFQADIQNGFALENVAQLDFSQMYPKVMVLHNISPETINCLCCTNDPTTEKVPSLGYRICNKRKGIVSIALSHIVDRRNYYKKQCKDKNHPNISEIDQKQSSLKWMLVTSFGYLGYRNAKFGKLESHESVTAFGREKLLIAKETAENYGYNLIHAITDCIFIQKKDKSPIDTEHLQEVCQTIKQKTKIAMEIEGTFSWLCFPPSTTDEKMPVANRYMGRFIEGSFKGRGIIQRRKDFPSYVKIAQNEMIEWMCQFETIKEMKIHEGEILKIFKKHDILLSSGNLNWRELLIQRSTSQDPENYSVDAPSAIAVKDLLEMGVRVQAGEKVRYLVVNKKSDRKGERYKTEERIENKISPKIIRYDKSYYRKLLLTSFKEIWAAFASFKDFDELISDEQRLPFPI; encoded by the coding sequence ATGGAAACGTTCCAAGGATACTTGTTTGATATCTACCACTCCGAACAAAAAATCTATCTCTGGATAAAGTCAGACTCTGGAGAACTCCGATTATTTTTTGATGAATTTTATCCCACAATTTATGTAAACGCAGCACCTAGTATTCTACAAAAAATAGTAAAACGGTTTTATGAACTAGATGCATTGGCAGAAATACCAACCTTCACAGAAAAACGCCTCTTCTATGAAAATAAAACCATCTCGGTCCTGAAGTTAGTCATTTCCAAACCACAACTCCTACCAAAGATCACAAACAAACTCTTTCACTTATATGGTAAATATGATATATACCATTCGGATATAGAAATTTCCACAGGTTATATGGTCGAAAAGGGTATTTATCCCCTTGCCTACATAGAAGTGAATTACGAAATAACAAAAAACAATCTCAATCGAATCAGGACCATTCGATCTTTTACAGATATCAAAGAGATGGACTACAAAATTCCAGACTTAAGCAAAGTATCACTCTATTTAGAGAAAAGCCATAGAATCCCCTTTGTAAACAATGCACTGATAGTGAAAACAAATTCCGATCTGTATAGAATCCCAACTGGTGATTCTAGCCAACTCATCCATCAGCTAAATACAATCTTCATAAAACATGATCCAGATATAGTTCTCACCACTTACGGTGACCAAGTTCTATTTCCAAATATTTTTAAAGCTTCCCAGGAAAGCCATATACCAACAGAATTTGATCGGGACAAAACAAGCACAATACGACGTTCCATCCAAACGAAGGGTACTAGCTTCAATACATACGGAACAATCGTCTACCGAGCACCCTCCTACCCACTCTTCGGGCGATGGCATATAGATTCCAGAAATGGTTTTGTTTATAAAGAAGCGGATCTTATGGGAATCATCGAACTCTCTCGTATCTCTCGTTTGCCCATCCAAAAGATGGCAAGGGCTTCCACAGGAAAAGCCCTTACCTACATCGAAGTAGATGTGGCTCTACGAATGAACTACTTAGTGCCTTGGCAAAAAAGTGCCCTAGAAGCTCCAAAGACCGCCTTAGATCTGCTAAATGCCGATAAAGGAGGACTCGTTTTTCAAGCAGATATCCAAAATGGATTTGCATTGGAAAATGTAGCACAATTAGATTTTTCGCAAATGTATCCCAAAGTGATGGTCTTACACAATATATCTCCAGAAACAATCAACTGTCTCTGTTGCACAAACGATCCAACAACAGAAAAAGTGCCTTCACTCGGATACCGAATTTGTAACAAAAGAAAGGGCATTGTCTCCATTGCACTTTCTCATATTGTAGATCGGAGGAATTATTACAAAAAACAATGTAAAGATAAGAATCATCCCAACATATCAGAAATAGACCAAAAACAATCTAGCTTAAAATGGATGCTCGTTACCTCCTTCGGTTATTTGGGTTACCGAAATGCAAAATTTGGAAAACTAGAAAGTCATGAATCAGTCACTGCCTTTGGAAGAGAAAAATTACTCATCGCCAAAGAAACAGCAGAAAACTATGGATACAACCTAATACACGCTATTACTGACTGTATTTTTATACAAAAAAAAGATAAGTCCCCTATCGACACCGAACATCTCCAAGAAGTTTGCCAAACAATCAAACAGAAAACAAAAATAGCAATGGAAATCGAAGGCACCTTCTCTTGGTTATGTTTTCCCCCTTCCACCACAGATGAAAAAATGCCCGTTGCCAATCGTTATATGGGAAGATTTATAGAAGGAAGTTTCAAAGGACGAGGAATCATCCAAAGACGAAAGGACTTTCCTTCATACGTAAAAATAGCACAAAACGAAATGATTGAATGGATGTGCCAATTTGAAACAATAAAAGAAATGAAAATACACGAAGGAGAGATTTTAAAAATATTCAAAAAACATGATATATTACTTTCTTCTGGAAATCTAAACTGGAGAGAACTCCTCATACAAAGATCAACCTCTCAAGACCCTGAGAACTATAGCGTTGACGCACCTAGCGCAATCGCAGTAAAAGACTTACTCGAAATGGGTGTCCGAGTCCAAGCAGGAGAAAAGGTCCGATACTTAGTAGTAAACAAAAAATCAGACCGAAAAGGAGAAAGATACAAAACAGAAGAAAGAATCGAAAATAAAATCTCTCCCAAAATCATAAGATATGATAAAAGTTACTACAGAAAACTGCTCCTTACATCATTCAAAGAAATCTGGGCAGCCTTTGCAAGTTTCAAAGACTTCGATGAATTAATAAGCGACGAACAACGATTACCCTTTCCAATTTAG
- the purL gene encoding phosphoribosylformylglycinamidine synthase subunit PurL, with amino-acid sequence MEKEKVNLEDAKEHGLTETEFVEIQKILGRMPNSTELGVFSAMWSEHCSYKNSILKLKTLPTKSEKLLAQAGEENAGAMDIGDGLAVVFKIESHNHPTAVEPYQGAATGVGGIMRDIFTMGARPITSLNSLRFGDPKEPRNKYLLTRAVKGIGDYGNSLGIAVGGGELFIHPTFTKNPLVNAMTVGIARHDQMASASTKGMVGNKVYIVGATTGRDGIHGASFASKDLTKESEEKRSAVQVGDPFMEKLLMEASLEAIQKNLLVGIQDMGAAGISCATSEMSAKGKTGMDVDLNKVPLRESDMNAYEIMLSESQERMLVIPETGKEEELVSIFHKWGLNAVEIGTVTGDGILRIRKDGKLKAEIPADSLVLGGGAPRYVREEKRPAYLDEVTKFDSSKIPDLQADTVSQTLNTLLSSLNITSRRPLYEQYDTEVGLVKVVGPGEDGGLVRIPGTKKGIAVATDCNSRYTYLNPYEGAQIAVCESARNVASTGAEPYGVTNNLNFGNPYIPENYYIFSECVRGLGDACRFLGLPVTGGNVSFYNESPEGPVFPTPTIGMVGVIDDVATGLHTYPRTKDAVTYALVGEFKPTISASEYLYRFHGLDTGKIPEISLAKEKATIDTLIACRKEGLLTSAKDLSLGGLLVALAKIVISGNQGIEANLEGLQKKIPRFDELCFGETGASFVVSFLPENEEKVKAKYEKVGLSFYTLGKSSSKSSLSVKGNGFQWEWTTKSLETESESGLKGYFE; translated from the coding sequence ATGGAAAAAGAGAAAGTGAATCTGGAAGATGCCAAAGAACACGGGCTTACAGAAACTGAATTTGTAGAGATCCAAAAAATCTTAGGAAGAATGCCTAACTCAACAGAACTTGGGGTCTTCTCCGCCATGTGGTCGGAACACTGCTCTTATAAAAATTCCATTTTAAAATTAAAAACCCTACCGACAAAATCGGAGAAACTCCTGGCACAGGCCGGAGAAGAAAATGCCGGAGCAATGGACATCGGGGACGGCCTTGCTGTTGTTTTCAAAATTGAAAGCCACAACCACCCGACAGCCGTAGAACCTTACCAGGGAGCTGCAACAGGTGTTGGCGGAATCATGCGAGATATCTTTACTATGGGAGCTCGCCCCATTACCTCTCTCAACTCACTCCGGTTTGGTGACCCTAAAGAACCACGTAACAAATATTTGCTGACCCGGGCCGTCAAAGGGATCGGGGATTATGGAAATTCACTTGGAATTGCTGTAGGTGGAGGTGAGTTATTCATCCATCCCACATTCACAAAAAATCCACTTGTAAATGCCATGACTGTGGGGATTGCCCGCCACGACCAAATGGCCTCGGCGTCCACCAAAGGAATGGTGGGAAACAAAGTGTATATTGTAGGTGCCACGACAGGCCGAGACGGTATCCACGGGGCGAGTTTTGCCTCGAAAGATCTCACCAAAGAATCGGAAGAAAAAAGATCCGCCGTGCAAGTGGGCGATCCCTTTATGGAAAAACTTTTGATGGAAGCCTCCCTGGAAGCCATCCAAAAAAACCTCCTTGTCGGAATCCAAGATATGGGGGCCGCGGGAATTTCTTGTGCCACGTCTGAGATGAGTGCCAAAGGAAAAACCGGAATGGATGTGGATCTAAACAAAGTTCCTCTTCGTGAAAGTGATATGAACGCTTATGAAATTATGTTATCTGAATCCCAAGAAAGAATGCTCGTCATTCCGGAAACAGGAAAGGAAGAGGAACTGGTTTCGATTTTCCATAAATGGGGACTAAATGCCGTAGAAATTGGAACGGTGACTGGGGACGGAATCCTTCGGATCAGAAAGGACGGAAAACTCAAAGCAGAAATTCCTGCAGATTCCCTCGTTCTTGGTGGCGGTGCTCCCCGGTACGTGAGAGAAGAAAAAAGACCGGCTTACCTAGATGAGGTGACAAAGTTTGATTCCTCAAAAATCCCTGACTTACAAGCAGATACAGTTTCCCAAACCTTAAATACCCTTCTCTCTTCTCTTAATATCACTTCACGTAGACCACTCTATGAACAGTACGATACAGAAGTTGGACTTGTGAAAGTGGTCGGGCCTGGAGAAGACGGGGGCCTGGTTCGCATTCCTGGAACCAAAAAAGGGATCGCTGTGGCCACAGACTGTAACTCCCGTTATACTTATTTAAACCCTTATGAAGGGGCTCAGATTGCCGTTTGTGAATCGGCAAGAAACGTAGCCTCCACAGGGGCCGAACCTTACGGGGTTACAAACAACCTAAACTTTGGAAACCCCTACATCCCAGAAAACTACTACATCTTCAGTGAATGTGTCCGTGGCCTCGGCGATGCTTGTCGGTTTCTAGGACTTCCTGTCACTGGTGGAAACGTATCCTTTTACAATGAATCTCCCGAAGGACCCGTTTTCCCAACACCTACCATTGGTATGGTGGGAGTGATTGATGATGTGGCGACGGGACTCCATACCTACCCTCGCACGAAAGATGCGGTAACTTATGCCTTGGTCGGAGAATTCAAACCTACGATCTCTGCCTCAGAATACCTCTACCGTTTCCATGGTCTTGATACAGGTAAAATTCCAGAAATTTCCCTCGCCAAAGAAAAAGCTACCATTGACACACTAATCGCGTGCCGCAAAGAAGGACTTCTCACTTCCGCCAAAGACCTGTCACTCGGCGGCCTCCTCGTGGCTCTTGCCAAGATTGTGATTTCCGGAAACCAAGGAATCGAAGCCAATCTAGAAGGATTACAAAAAAAGATCCCACGATTCGACGAACTTTGTTTTGGCGAAACAGGAGCCTCTTTTGTAGTGAGTTTCCTCCCAGAAAATGAAGAGAAAGTAAAAGCTAAATACGAAAAAGTGGGACTCTCCTTTTATACACTGGGTAAGTCCAGTTCCAAATCCTCTCTTTCAGTCAAAGGAAACGGATTCCAATGGGAATGGACAACCAAGTCACTAGAAACAGAATCTGAATCAGGCCTAAAAGGTTATTTCGAATAG